A single region of the Candidatus Protochlamydia amoebophila UWE25 genome encodes:
- a CDS encoding cob(I)yrinic acid a,c-diamide adenosyltransferase, which produces MKIYTRTGDKGTTSLFTGKRVSKNDVFIETLGTVDEGNSSIGMAISLLPKEPFYQQIKEQLEVIQHALFDVGAALATPRTSQHAKKLEKTRFDQEEIRLVEKWIDQMETELPPLKNFILPGGHSAGAALHLSRSIIRRAERLVVPLYEQADVVEDILIYLNRLSDYLFVVSRFVNFHLNVPETAWEPHKCSSLN; this is translated from the coding sequence GTGAAAATTTATACACGTACAGGTGACAAAGGAACGACGTCATTATTTACAGGTAAACGCGTTAGTAAAAATGATGTCTTCATAGAGACCCTCGGTACCGTTGATGAGGGAAACTCTTCGATTGGTATGGCCATTTCTCTTCTTCCTAAAGAGCCTTTTTATCAACAAATCAAAGAACAACTCGAAGTGATCCAACATGCGTTGTTTGACGTAGGAGCCGCTCTTGCAACTCCAAGAACTAGCCAACATGCAAAAAAATTAGAAAAAACACGATTTGATCAAGAAGAAATTCGGTTAGTAGAAAAATGGATCGATCAAATGGAAACTGAACTACCTCCTCTTAAAAATTTTATCTTACCTGGAGGTCATTCAGCAGGAGCCGCTTTACATCTTTCAAGAAGTATCATTCGACGCGCGGAACGCTTAGTCGTGCCTCTATATGAACAGGCCGATGTTGTAGAAGATATTTTAATTTATTTGAATCGTTTATCGGATTATTTATTTGTTGTGTCAAGATTTGTCAATTTTCACTTAAATGTGCCTGAAACTGCCTGGGAACCCCATAAATGCTCATCGTTAAATTAA
- a CDS encoding transglutaminase family protein — protein sequence MIKFYVQCLLIIIFFHLEGVSSTSDQKLKTLYTSLNPTSVSQHLAFYELYPSHPLGQKALQDAWNLLTGKQEKNVCLNGIPLSGPVIQALINIVNKQPNTELVPLTSQELDEIEKLSKRLSHYNLQGHSVWNEKDIWPLPTEEVDLARGLFLSQFGNDSLRIRTYEAMIDLIALQILARLPPKASPELVIKATNQMIFDEMRFRFPPQSLYANHIDVYTFLPSVLDSHRGVCLGVSILYLCLAQRLNLQLEMVTPPGHIYIRHRSKDKVINIETTARGVHLDCEKYLSINNRSLKHRPHKEVIGMAHFNQASVYWQQGQFEQAFLAYQKAEPYLKDDPLLKELMGYTCLLTNRETLGLELIKSIKDHIPDYAVVKSTVAEDYLNGMTDAKSIAILFSRTDENRTALLAKKDSLEKIINKFPRFRAGLLQLAMTWTQLHRAEKALEKLKELDAFYPHDPEVNYYLAILHAQRLDYPQAWIHLKQAEKFTLARAYDCKQLKELRQALVKECPE from the coding sequence ATGATCAAGTTCTATGTGCAATGCCTACTGATAATCATTTTTTTTCATTTAGAAGGTGTTTCTTCTACCTCAGATCAAAAACTTAAAACTCTTTATACAAGCCTAAACCCCACCTCTGTTTCGCAACATTTGGCTTTTTATGAATTGTATCCCTCCCATCCTTTAGGGCAGAAAGCACTCCAAGATGCTTGGAACCTTTTAACGGGGAAACAAGAAAAAAATGTATGCTTGAATGGCATTCCTCTTTCTGGCCCCGTTATCCAGGCCCTAATTAATATCGTCAATAAACAACCAAATACTGAGCTAGTTCCTCTCACTTCTCAAGAGCTTGATGAAATAGAAAAGCTATCCAAACGTTTAAGTCACTATAACCTTCAAGGGCATTCTGTTTGGAATGAAAAAGACATCTGGCCTTTACCAACTGAAGAGGTTGATTTGGCACGCGGATTATTTTTGAGTCAATTTGGAAATGATTCCCTGCGTATTCGCACCTATGAAGCGATGATTGATTTAATTGCGCTTCAAATCCTTGCGCGATTACCTCCTAAAGCCTCACCTGAATTAGTGATCAAGGCAACCAACCAAATGATTTTTGACGAGATGAGATTTCGATTTCCTCCGCAATCCTTGTATGCCAATCACATCGATGTCTATACATTTTTACCTTCTGTTTTAGATTCTCATCGAGGAGTTTGTCTGGGTGTCTCTATCTTGTATCTGTGCCTCGCTCAGCGATTAAATCTCCAACTTGAAATGGTCACTCCTCCTGGTCATATCTATATTCGTCATCGCTCTAAAGATAAAGTGATCAATATTGAAACAACGGCAAGAGGAGTTCATCTAGATTGCGAGAAATATTTAAGCATCAATAACCGTTCTTTAAAACACCGGCCTCATAAAGAAGTGATTGGAATGGCTCATTTTAACCAAGCTTCTGTCTATTGGCAGCAAGGACAATTTGAACAGGCTTTTTTAGCTTATCAAAAAGCAGAACCTTATCTCAAAGATGATCCTTTATTGAAAGAGTTAATGGGATATACATGCTTATTGACAAACCGCGAAACATTAGGTTTAGAACTGATTAAGAGTATTAAAGATCATATTCCTGATTATGCTGTTGTCAAGTCTACCGTGGCAGAAGATTATTTAAATGGAATGACAGACGCCAAAAGCATTGCTATTTTGTTTTCAAGAACGGATGAAAATCGAACCGCTTTATTAGCAAAAAAAGACTCTTTAGAAAAAATAATCAATAAATTTCCTCGCTTCCGAGCAGGTTTATTACAATTAGCTATGACATGGACACAGCTACATCGAGCAGAAAAAGCTTTAGAGAAGCTTAAAGAGCTTGATGCTTTTTATCCTCACGATCCAGAAGTCAATTATTATTTAGCCATTCTTCATGCACAACGTTTAGATTATCCGCAAGCATGGATTCATTTAAAGCAAGCAGAGAAATTCACTTTAGCACGAGCTTACGACTGCAAACAATTAAAAGAACTAAGACAAGCTCTTGTCAAAGAATGTCCAGAATAA